From a region of the Falco peregrinus isolate bFalPer1 chromosome 5, bFalPer1.pri, whole genome shotgun sequence genome:
- the CFAP92 gene encoding LOW QUALITY PROTEIN: uncharacterized protein CFAP92 (The sequence of the model RefSeq protein was modified relative to this genomic sequence to represent the inferred CDS: inserted 1 base in 1 codon): MQHCYHIEYFLLPDDLVPRKLDFVVFGVVAKLFTESSSKAITPWIENDKMWISWDHSVDIIVANEYLIKLRDHKITLKIWDTKDKVSSKAKLCKQNIISSLERDAEAVGRKRSGPKRSIDATAAKEDGIASLQLDVMPLLAGEKLVISCLAENSPEILDAYMTFTVETPLLSERQRHELNPPTIRITLATCLPNTPVRTEVLQKLCLPTYCTYKFHNFPPHRTHGQLHGTHAYFKDVNVLLTGTMKPGELQRYLQGPPLETKVHDHDRNTENNTKKPSLFGEGAADEKVGKESFLACKSTACNSYTVNKVWHPHGVAKVSLTDLLSGKKCLTISASIHNCSAPRTAAFSEEDEKEKIAESVSIPPXLPMGHYLESGSLLKVGVEIAVPLGMHGEIADAQVANCPYGSIIYIFDYNNPSLLHDLVEEVTEINAKALRLDCYPVHLIGMALAALKLKTTLEKISELDIVTGFHLLDGATHLFVLEGLKDKAIQKLWDKHFERTVCVERRPWKEVPSQGPKQSSFTREGNSSAACTVIVRCQPCRWGTFLQDSQTTFYANNEMLMSIGRFRYLCHSKRLRDVMHGDLLPSAETITAPSREYGVPLTNEDLFTRKPPLLSFSSDDYTAPGKVSRGNQAVHSSFDSHNEACAQQTKEIADKMTSERNHAGVSNYRIANNHLLVYDLQKNLEFPLQTEPTRSPSLQARIGAVCQPKGKVEKAKLETFRIVPVDGKSVFNDSAQSLNSAELAKRHLRQEMAKEPDNRFTYCQEYLSATFDPVDVVAACKEFLAKSRSVWLSPDGFVFPGFKGSIESHLHPRMPDEARLEELREVTENLNEQPQVNSCILRGLKGADCFNVQKPLLRGTKWQENALHANVEPVLARDRWSWDKRRIDFDLYKKPPELFVTTAPQTGDGSVKINSSQSF, encoded by the exons ATGCAGCATTGCTACCACATTGAGTACTTCCTTCTACCAGATGACCTCGTACCTAGAAAACTGGATTTCGTGGTGTTTGGGGTGGTAGCAAAGTTATTTACAGAATCTAGTTCCAAg gCTATTACACCATGGATTGAAAATGACAAGATGTGGATATCATGGGACCATAGTGTTGATATCATTGTCGCCAATGAATATCTAATAAAACTAAGAGATCacaaaataactttaaaaatctggGATACCAAGGACAAAGTTTCctcaaaagcaaagctttgtaaacaaaatattatttcttcacTAGAAAGGGATGCAGAGGCTGTTG GTAGAAAACGTTCTGGTCCTAAAAGAAGCATTGATGCTACTGCGGCAAAGGAGGACGGCATTGCTTCACTGCAGTTAGACGTCATGCCTCTCCTCGCAG gagaaaaattggTGATCAGCTGTCTGGCAGAAAACAGTCCTGAAATTTTAGATGCTTACATGACTTTCACTGTGGAAACACCTCTTCTGTCTGAAAGACAAAGACATGAATTGAACCCACCGACTATAAGGATTACTTTGGCTACCTGCCTCCCAAACACACCTGTACGCACGGAAGTGCTGCAG aaGTTGTGTCTTCCCACCTACTGCACATACAAATTTCACAACTTCCCACCTCATCGAACTCATGGACAACTCCATGGAACTCATGCCTACTTTAAGGATGTTAATGTACTTCTGACAGGGACGATGAAACCTGGGGAATTACAGAGATATCTTCAAGGTCCACCTTTGGAGACTAAAGTTCATGATCAcgacagaaacactgaaaacaacacaaaaaagccATCTTTGTTTGGGGAGGGTGCAGCTGATGAAAAAGTGGGTAAGGAGAGCTTCCTCGCGTGCAAATCCACAGCCTGTAACTCTTATACAGTGAACAAAGTTTGGCATCCACATGGGGTAGCTAAAGTCAGTCTAACTGATTTATTGTCGGGTAAAAAGTGCTTGACTATCAGTGCTTCCATCCATAACTGTTCAGCTCCAAGAACAGCTGCTTTCAGCGAAGaggatgaaaaagagaaaatcgCAGAATCAGTGAGTATTCCTC TACTACCTATGGGACATTACCTAGAATCAGGCTCACTCTTGAAAGTAGGAGTGGAAATAGCCGTGCCATTGGGAATGCACGGAGAGATTGCTGATGCTCAAGTCGCAAATTGCCCATATGGTTCTATAATCTACATTTTTGACTACAATAATCCATCTTTGTTACATGATTTGGTGGAAGAGGTTACAGAAATCAATGCTAAAGCCCTCCGGCTGGACTGCTATCCTGTACACTTAATCGGAATGGCTCTTGCTGCATTGAAACTGAAAACCACACTTGAGAAAATTTCGGAGTTGGATATTGTTACTGGTTTTCACTTACTGGATGGAGCAACTCATCTCTTTGTCTTGGAGGGATTAAAAGACAAAGCAATCCAGAAACTATGGGATAAACACTTTGAAAG aaCAGTCTGTGTGGAGCGAAGGCCATGGAAAGAGGTTCCATCCCAAGgaccaaagcaaagcagtttcACTAGAGAGGGTAACTCTTCTGCAGCCTGTACGGTAATTGTACGGTGTCAGCCTTGTCGCTGGGGTACTTTCTTGCAGGACTCACAGAC CACGTTTTATGCAAATAATGAAATGTTGATGTCTATTGGTAGGTTTCGTTACCTCTGCCACAGCAAGAGGCTGAGGGATGTAATGCACGGGGATCTGCTGCCCTCAGCAGAGACGATCACAGCCCCGAGCCGCGAATACGGAGTGCCCCTAACCAATGAGGATCTCTTCACTCGGAAACCTCCTTTGCTCTCATTTTCCTCCGATGATTATACAGCACCAGGAAAAGTTAGCAGAGGGAACCAGGCAGTACATTCTTCATTCGATAGCCACAATGAAGCGTGTGCGCAACAGACGAAAGAAATAGCAGACAAAATGACTTCTGAGAGAAACCATGCTGGGGTGAGTAACTA tCGAATTGCAAAT AATCATTTGCTTGTTTATGATTTACAAAAAAACTTGGAATTCCCACTTCAGACAGAACCCACACGTAGCCCCTCTCTGCAGGCTCGCATTGGCGCTGTGTGCCAGCCCAAGGGAAAGGTGGAAAAGGCAAAACTTGAAACTTTCAGGATTGTTCCGGTTGATGGCAAATCTGTCTTTAACGACAGCGCTCAGAGCCTGAATTCTGCAGAGCTCGCCAAGAGGCATCTTCGCCAGGAAATGGCAAAG gagcCAGATAACAGATTCACATATTGTCAGGAGTATCTGTCAGCAACATTTGACCCAGTGGATGTGGTTGCTGCCTGTAAGGAATTCTTGGCAAAATCCAGGAGTGTGTGGCTGTCCCCGGATGGGTTTGTATTTCCTGGATTTAAGGGCAGCATTGAAAGCCACCTGCACCCTCGGATGCCTGATGAGGCACGTCTGGAGGAGTTGCGGGAGGTAACGGAAAACCTAAATGAACAGCCCCAAGTGAACTCGTGCATTTTAAGAGGCTTGAAGGGGGCAGACTGCTTTAACGTACAAAAGCCTCTTTTGAGGGGTACA aaGTGGCAGGAGAATGCTCTGCACGCTAACGTAGAGCCAGTGCTGGCGCGAGACAGGTGGAGCTGGGACAAACGGCGCATCGATTTTGATCTTTACAAGAAGCCACCTGAGCTCTTCGTGACAACAGCTCCGCAGACTGGTGATGGATCTGTTAAAATTAACTCATCACAAAGCTTTTAA